In one Gossypium hirsutum isolate 1008001.06 chromosome D09, Gossypium_hirsutum_v2.1, whole genome shotgun sequence genomic region, the following are encoded:
- the LOC107908167 gene encoding uncharacterized protein, which translates to MEEKNSSAVIRAVSHDEEGRKKVESTKVPSRKIDTIKYIERKLEDKGVQRLERHPADGIGIDQPPPKSGRGGKYTWEGPDGLAENELMAAPPAIDEKDPNYVDEEEEEKIVRDENSDVAELVVGEVEVAKAAEARKGVARVELDPHINLN; encoded by the coding sequence ATGGAAGAGAAGAACAGCTCTGCGGTGATCCGAGCAGTTAGCCACGACGAAGAGGGTCGAAAGAAAGTTGAAAGTACTAAAGTTCCCTCTCGTAAAATAGACACCATTAAGTACATAGAGAGGAAGTTGGAGGACAAAGGGGTACAAAGGCTGGAAAGACACCCGGCTGATGGGATAGGGATTGATCAGCCGCCGCCGAAGTCGGGTCGTGGAGGGAAGTACACCTGGGAAGGGCCAGATGGGTTGGCGGAGAACGAGCTGATGGCGGCACCACCTGCTATTGATGAGAAGGATCCTAACTACGTggatgaggaagaagaagagaagatagTGAGGGATGAAAACAGCGACGTGGCTGAGCTTGTGGTTGGAGAAGTGGAAGTCGCTAAGGCTGCTGAGGCTCGGAAAGGGGTAGCTAGAGTTGAGCTTGATCCTCACATCAACCTCAACTGA